A single genomic interval of Helicoverpa armigera isolate CAAS_96S chromosome 22, ASM3070526v1, whole genome shotgun sequence harbors:
- the LOC110378691 gene encoding putative uncharacterized protein DDB_G0282499 produces the protein MATYVQILLPLLCVVLSEAQLIHHSYFNNPGLHHQEQPYNNVRNQHHNAWFHHFVETDEPPYHSGSNERDDDYGHFDPFFQKDPFFYGNAWGHIGMPEISNTYNGPNGGYNSHRHEPSHVSSEEKRPEDHNDSNREKPEEKPEEKPKDLPLVDKPEDKVNEKKIKEEIKNNPEILPPKTNEIKKKDENKDKKEKPLDLDKKKDYLLVGQGNNGNNLFLLHENVPNPSTVIIPNGNHAGSNVIYVPLNPGQTNNPVYQLVSGQTAPAGSTNVPITQDKLGVNGYNNGVQNPAQSTGDYAASVYQNPTPNYVTIYSNGQLIQIPGVVVNQPANNAPVQNGNTQGTSYVVANTVPNNMQNVQNPNVIYAAIPNQGSTGPIYVQMPNCMSGCSETAQNPVQGVNNGANFVPNNVVYQLNPTSQVGVSNNYAQQMVAPPPQGSIAVTIPNQGVALSNQNVPSPTYQTVTLPVNSGSNGYNQPIVMNQVQVPNQGVVSNIQPAQTGVQMPVPDGSNSYNQPAASNQRQETNAPNQGVLSNQNNPLQAVEVPNNNAYNQPIETNASPVMNVESRDEVPNGQNGQAQPQIPNQVDQGTNVVSNLGEVVQPENAQPMIPPTSIILDSSNLSALGAQPAIMISGFKDKGKKESKKDKNDSAEKKDKKDKSKKKYKKPKDEEKVKDGDKPKDAKPFTNKKKR, from the exons ATGGCAACTTACGTACAG ATTCTACTACCGTTACTCTGCGTAGTATTATCCGAGGCGCAGTTGATTCATCACTCTTACTTCAACAACCCAGGATTACATCATCAGGAACAACCATATAACAATGTAAGAAACCAGCATCACAATGCATGGTTTCACCACTTTGTGGAGACGGATGAACCTCCGTACCATTCAGGCAGTAACGAAAGAGATGATGATTATGGGCATTTTGACCCTTTCTTCCAGAAGGATCCATTCTTTTATGGCAATGCTTGGGGACATATTGGAATGCCAGAAATAAGTAACACATACAATGGTCCCAATGGTGGTTACAATTCGCATAGACATGAACCATCTCACGTAAGTTCCGAAGAGAAACGACCGGAGGACCACAACGATTCAAACCGTGAAAAGCCTGAGGAAAAACCTGAAGAGAAACCCAAAGACTTACCGCTCGTAGATAAGCCAGAAGATAAagtaaatgaaaagaaaatcaaagaagaaattaaaaataaccctGAGATATTACCTCCAAAAAcgaatgagatcaagaaaaaggATGAAAATAAAGACAAGAAAGAGAAACCACTAGACCTCGACAAAAAGAAGGATTACCTACTAGTAGGACAAGGTAATAATGGAAATAATCTTTTCTTATTACACGAAAATGTTCCTAACCCGAGCACGGTTATTATCCCCAATGGTAACCATGCtggaagcaacgttatatacgTACCATTAAATCCGGGACAAACTAACAATCCGGTGTATCAACTCGTCAGCGGTCAGACTGCTCCTGCTGGGTCAACAAATGTACCAATTACACAAGATAAATTAGGAGTGAATGGTTACAACAATGGTGTTCAGAACCCTGCACAATCTACTGGGGATTATGCAGCTTCTGTTTATCAAAATCCTACTCCTAATTATGTAACTATTTATTCGAACGGACAATTGATTCAAATACCTGGAGTTGTGGTGAACCAACCGGCTAATAATGCACCTGTACAGAATGGAAATACACAGGGAACTAGTTATGTAGTTGCAAATACCGTCCCCAATAATATGCAAAATGTACAAAACCCCAACGTGATCTATGCTGCTATCCCAAATCAAGGATCGACTGGTCCAATCTATGTTCAAATGCCTAACTGCATGAGTGGATGTTCTGAGACTGCCCAGAATCCAGTTCAAGGAGTGAATAATGGAGCTAATTTTGTACCAAACAATGTGGTTTATCAGCTAAATCCTACTTCTCAAGTTGGCGTGTCAAATAATTATGCTCAGCAAATGGTGGCTCCTCCTCCGCAGGGTTCAATTGCAGTGACTATTCCAAATCAAGGCGTTGCCCTTAGTAACCAGAATGTACCTTCTCCAACATATCAGACAGTTACATTGCCAGTCAACAGTGGCTCTAATGGATATAATCAGCCTATAGTTATGAATCAAGTTCAAGTACCAAATCAAGGAGTAGTATCAAATATCCAACCTGCACAAACTGGTGTTCAGATGCCAGTACCCGATGGAAGTAACAGTTACAATCAACCAGCTGCATCAAACCAAAGACAAGAAACGAATGCACCGAATCAAGGAGTTCTTAGCAACCAAAACAATCCACTACAAGCAGTTGAAGTACCAAACAATAATGCGTACAATCAGCCTATAGAAACAAATGCCAGTCCAGTCATGAATGTAGAAAGCCGGGACGAGGTACCTAATGGTCAAAATGGACAAGCACAACCTCAGATTCCTAATCAAGTGGACCAAGGTACTAACGTTGTTAGCAACTTAGGTGAAGTTGTTCAACCTGAAAATGCTCAACCTATGATACCACCTACCTCTATTATTTTAGATAGTAGCAACTTATCTGCCTTAGGAGCACAGCCAGCGATCATGATCTCTGGCTTTAAAGATAAGGGAAAGAAAGAAAgcaaaaaggataaaaatgaTAGTGCAGAAAAGAAAGacaaaaaagataaaagtaaGAAGAAATATAAGAAACCCAAAGATGAAGAGAAAGTGAAGGACGGAGATAAACCCAAAGATGCTAAGCCTTTTACAAATAAGAAGAAGCGCTAA
- the LOC126055135 gene encoding uncharacterized protein LOC126055135 — translation MLIPVMLPGGGQILLPSSSLGGIPSYIIVMINGRPTLIQNPGLGHGLSVGGAMLPQWSQLPAWLGALGARLPSAGGAVLVPNSEPVQTVPVPVPVPEPVPAPQPAFNIPYPAYYWPSHWNSGTPSSPDLQKLVDLLINISSRLPKQQPSPPMRPIPLPAYTYPQNPYYPPYPYYPPFVYPGKYPGNILPTGPGKVVPDVSFNITGDKDDDLIRPYIEEPETQPERRPEPDRQPEIEKPKPEVRPQPKPEVHPDFKPEVEERPKPEIRPKPKPEDHPDFIPEVEEKPKPAIRPKPKPEDHPNFKEIPEVKPEVIPEVKPEVIPEVKPEVIPEVKPEKIPEIKPEVVPEIKPEIIPEVKPAVIPERKPEIIPEVIPEVRPEVRPEVRPEVRPEVRPEVRPEVRPEVRPEVIPEVRPEVIPEVRPEIRPKPRPEVIPRPQPEIHEEIRPEPRPESRPDFNKEERPKPERDPKHDTHIHITLPKPTHVGKPAPSQPGLDSGLVDILNILLKFPERNSHPTKNLGPLIKLLLSILKPGEKTQTLIPSLNEQIQGQPELGNLGSILLHILDGRKEPNLNVLVEPGMDEATRTNIILLLNLLASNLGGSYPDMGYYQPQNPLLYFLGHFPCDHPNIPAISGMSSGSNLWQLLSKMYGRNFGRTEFRLERSAEESDDKPAEKAKDSQVKSEFVAA, via the coding sequence ATGTTGATACCTGTTATGCTTCCAGGAGGTGGTCAAATTTTACTGCCGTCTAGTTCCTTGGGTGGCATTCCTTCTTATATTATCGTGATGATTAACGGTCGGCCAACACTTATTCAGAACCCTGGTTTGGGTCATGGATTGTCAGTCGGTGGCGCAATGCTACCCCAGTGGTCTCAACTACCTGCCTGGTTAGGTGCGTTAGGTGCTCGTCTGCCTAGTGCTGGTGGTGCTGTGCTGGTTCCAAACAGCGAACCTGTTCAAACAGTCCCGGTACCTGTTCCGGTTCCAGAGCCAGTTCCTGCTCCACAGCCAGCTTTTAACATCCCTTATCCTGCATACTATTGGCCTTCTCACTGGAACTCCGGAACGCCTAGCAGCCCTGATTTACAAAAACTGGTGGACCTGTTGATAAACATCAGTTCGCGTTTGCCGAAGCAACAGCCAAGCCCACCAATGCGGCCAATACCATTGCCAGCATATACTTACCCACAGAACCCTTATTACCCACCCTATCCTTATTACCCACCGTTTGTGTACCCAGGTAAATATCCTGGCAATATACTACCTACTGGTCCCGGAAAAGTCGTCCCCGATGTCTCATTCAACATAACTGGAGATAAAGATGATGATTTAATCCGGCCATATATTGAAGAACCTGAGACACAGCCAGAAAGGCGCCCTGAGCCTGACAGGCAACCAGAAATCGAAAAGCCAAAACCAGAGGTTCGTCCGCAGCCCAAGCCAGAAGTTCACCCAGACTTCAAGCCAGAAGTCGAAGAGAGGCCAAAACCAGAGATCCGCCCAAAGCCTAAGCCAGAAGACCACCCAGACTTTATACCTGAAGTTGAGGAGAAGCCTAAGCCAGCCATCCGGCCGAAGCCGAAACCAGAAGATCATCCAAATTTCAAAGAAATTCCGGAGGTCAAGCCCGAAGTTATTCCAGAGGTTAAGCCCGAAGTTATTCCCGAGGTGAAGCCCGAAGTTATTCCGGAGGTCAAGCCAGAAAAAATCCCGGAGATTAAACCAGAAGTTGTTCCGGAAATTAAACCGGAAATAATTCCGGAGGTTAAGCCCGCAGTTATTCCGGAGCGTAAACCCGAAATCATTCCAGAAGTGATTCCAGAGGTTAGACCAGAGGTTAGACCAGAGGTTAGACCAGAAGTTAGACCAGAGGTTAGACCAGAGGTTAGACCAGAAGTTAGACCAGAGGTTAGACCAGAAGTAATTCCAGAGGTTAGACCAGAAGTAATTCCGGAGGTAAGACCAGAAATTCGTCCGAAGCCCAGACCTGAAGTTATTCCAAGGCCTCAACCAGAAATCCATGAGGAAATTAGGCCTGAACCTCGTCCGGAGTCGAGACCAGACTTTAACAAAGAAGAGCGTCCGAAGCCCGAACGCGACCCTAAACATGACACGCACATTCACATCACTCTTCCCAAACCCACTCACGTCGGCAAGCCGGCGCCCAGCCAGCCCGGCCTCGACAGCGGCCTCGTCGACATCCTCAACATCCTCCTCAAGTTCCCAGAAAGAAACTCTCACCCAACCAAAAATCTGGGACCCCTGATCAAGTTACTGCTGTCAATCTTGAAGCCTGGCGAAAAGACACAAACTTTGATACCAAGCCTGAACGAGCAGATCCAAGGACAGCCAGAGCTAGGCAACCTTGGCAGCATCCTGCTTCACATTCTAGATGGCCGCAAGGAGCCGAACCTGAACGTGCTAGTCGAGCCAGGCATGGACGAAGCCACACGAACAAACATCATACTCCTGTTGAACCTCTTGGCTAGCAATCTGGGTGGATCCTACCCTGATATGGGTTACTACCAGCCCCAGAACCCACTTCTTTACTTCTTGGGCCACTTCCCCTGTGACCATCCGAATATCCCCGCGATATCAGGGATGTCGTCCGGGTCGAACTTGTGGCAGCTATTGTCCAAGATGTACGGGCGCAACTTCGGCCGCACTGAGTTCAGACTGGAGAGATCAGCCGAAGAGTCTGATGATAAGCCAGCTGAGAAGGCCAAGGACTCACAGGTCAAGAGTGAGTTTGTTGCCGCCTAA